The following are from one region of the Arachis duranensis cultivar V14167 chromosome 10, aradu.V14167.gnm2.J7QH, whole genome shotgun sequence genome:
- the LOC110276876 gene encoding zinc finger BED domain-containing protein RICESLEEPER 2-like — protein MLEVALKHRKAFELLALKDNTYIGEMNGGKGRGVPSDSDWEYAESIVPFLRVFSDATIRVSGTLYVTSDTYMKEVFAIGRFIRHSCDSVDFSTMSMAKRMRVKYEKYWGNPDSVNMLLLIAIVLNPMQKIEYVNYFLDYFFGEEKGASEADTQDVQANNINTDLHGMGFFLQATGRRTNTRSELDRYLQEECETYSHKFDILNWWKVNSTRFPILGNMAREVLAIPVSSVASESAFSTGGRVLDPYHSSLTPRMVEALVCTGDWLKEDLFSALDDDDEVLQQVDQNIFSSNDGACSMAASIDNLDDD, from the exons ATGTTAGAGGTAGCTTTGAAGCATCGCAAAGCATTTGAGTTGCTTGCTTTGAAAGATAATACCTATATAGGAGAGATGAATGGAGGAAAAGGGAGAGGTGTTCCTTCTGATTCAGACTGGGAGTATGCTGAGTCCATTGTACCATTTTTGCGAGTGTTCAGTGATGCCACTATACGTGTTTCTGGTACCTTATATGTTACCAGTGATACGTATATGAAGGAAGTATTTGCAATTGGACGATTTATTCGTCATTCTTGTGATTCTGTTGATTTTAGTACTATGTCAATGGCAAAAAGGATGAGGGTTAAGTATGAGAAGTATTGGGGCAATCCTGATTCGGTGAATATGTTGTTATTGATTGCTATCGTACTTAATCCAATGCAAAAGATTGAGTATGTCAATTATTTCTTGGATTACTTCTttggagaagaaaaaggag CAAGTGAAGCTGATACGCAAGATGTTCAAGCCAACAACATTAATACCGATCTTCATGGCATGGGCTTTTTTCTGCAAGCAACCGGTCGCAGAACAAATACAAGGTCTGAACTTGATAGATATTTACAAGAAGAATGCGAGACATACTCCCATAAGTTTGATATACTAAACTGGTGGAAGGTCAACTCAACCCGATTTCCAATTCTTGGAAATATGGCTCGTGAGGTATTGGCTATACCTGTTTCTTCGGTAGCTTCGGAGTCTGCATTTAGTACTGGAGGAAGAGTCCTCGATCCATACCACAGTTCCTTAACACCTAGAATGGTAGAAGCCTTAGTCTGCACAGGAGATTGGCTTAAGGAAGATCTTTTCTCTGCtttagatgatgatgatgaagttcTTCAACAAGTTGATCAAA ATATATTTTCCTCTAATGATGGTGCTTGTTCTATGGCGGCATCAATTGATAATCTTGATGATGACTAG